The Mucilaginibacter yixingensis genome window below encodes:
- a CDS encoding contact-dependent growth inhibition system immunity protein, with amino-acid sequence MILENNWRNKSIEALEKTNHGDTDTAPTGLVKHCFEYVKIPVNNLSVEQLRTLISQNIGLNYTIRLAFEILNENILAEGDLYEGDLLNSVINIDTHFWLQNKVLKDELAGIIERHKTLLNEHQIRFESFLN; translated from the coding sequence ATGATACTCGAAAACAACTGGCGTAATAAATCTATCGAGGCGTTAGAGAAAACGAATCATGGCGATACCGATACCGCACCTACCGGGTTGGTTAAGCATTGTTTTGAGTATGTTAAGATCCCGGTGAATAATTTATCGGTTGAGCAGCTACGTACGTTGATTAGCCAGAATATCGGCTTGAATTATACCATCAGACTGGCCTTTGAAATATTAAACGAAAATATTTTAGCCGAAGGTGATTTGTATGAAGGCGATTTGCTCAACAGTGTCATTAATATCGACACACACTTTTGGTTGCAAAACAAAGTTTTAAAAGATGAGCTTGCCGGCATAATTGAGCGACATAAAACTCTACTAAACGAACACCAGATTCGGTTTGAAAGTTTCCTTAATTAG